One region of Intestinimonas massiliensis (ex Afouda et al. 2020) genomic DNA includes:
- a CDS encoding cytosine permease yields the protein MNNQTGFEVKAEQRQSWVSIAMVWAGGMICVPCLMIGGVLSGGGLSIPQIVASILIGYGLICAYMILIGMAACDTGLPVAVMAEGALGKQGARYIISVLLAFACVGWFGIQSATCGQAFAVMLADILGLGEASSAMIAVSSIVWGLIMLATACFGFKGLKWLNYIAVPLLVIVCLYGVVMGFAQNDGMAKIAAYDPAQSAGLVFGISMVVASFALGGVISGDYCRFAKSRADVVKSSIVGVIPAGLFMLLMGALLSLVTGQYDISAILASVGVPVVGLVALVAATWTTNVTNAYSGGLALSNLLGFDESRFKLTTAIAGAIGTLLAAFGLLAKFSGFLTLMSNLIPPLAGVLIAEYWLVHRGKKEKFALRGGFYAPGVIAFLAGALVACITGGTFANFQSLANVAFLNVPFFVGPINGIVLSLALHTVLARLLPGRSEAGKAVEA from the coding sequence ATGAACAATCAAACCGGCTTTGAAGTCAAGGCCGAGCAGCGGCAGAGCTGGGTGTCCATCGCCATGGTATGGGCGGGCGGCATGATCTGCGTACCCTGTCTGATGATCGGCGGTGTGCTGTCCGGCGGCGGACTGTCCATCCCGCAGATCGTGGCCTCCATCCTCATCGGCTACGGCCTCATCTGCGCCTACATGATCCTCATCGGCATGGCCGCCTGCGACACCGGGCTGCCGGTGGCGGTTATGGCCGAGGGAGCCCTGGGCAAGCAGGGGGCCCGGTACATCATTTCCGTGCTGCTGGCCTTTGCCTGCGTGGGCTGGTTCGGCATCCAGTCCGCCACCTGTGGACAGGCCTTCGCCGTTATGCTGGCGGATATCCTGGGCCTGGGAGAGGCCAGCTCCGCCATGATCGCCGTGTCCTCCATCGTGTGGGGCCTGATCATGCTGGCCACCGCCTGCTTCGGATTCAAGGGCCTGAAGTGGCTCAACTACATCGCCGTGCCCCTGCTGGTGATCGTCTGCTTGTACGGTGTGGTCATGGGCTTCGCTCAGAACGACGGCATGGCCAAGATTGCCGCCTATGACCCGGCCCAGTCCGCCGGCCTGGTGTTTGGCATCTCCATGGTGGTGGCCTCCTTTGCGCTGGGCGGCGTCATCTCCGGCGACTACTGCCGCTTTGCCAAGAGCCGGGCCGACGTGGTTAAGTCCTCCATTGTTGGCGTCATCCCCGCCGGGCTGTTCATGCTGCTGATGGGAGCCCTGCTCAGTCTGGTCACCGGGCAGTACGATATCTCCGCTATCCTGGCCAGCGTGGGCGTGCCCGTGGTGGGCCTGGTTGCTCTGGTGGCCGCCACCTGGACCACCAACGTCACCAACGCCTATTCCGGCGGCCTGGCGCTCAGCAATCTGCTGGGCTTCGACGAGAGCAGATTTAAGCTGACCACCGCCATCGCCGGGGCCATTGGTACTCTGCTGGCCGCCTTTGGACTGCTGGCCAAATTCTCCGGCTTTCTCACCCTGATGTCCAATCTGATCCCCCCGCTGGCCGGCGTGCTTATCGCGGAATACTGGCTGGTCCATCGGGGAAAAAAGGAGAAGTTTGCTCTGCGCGGGGGATTTTACGCCCCCGGCGTCATCGCCTTCCTGGCGGGGGCCCTCGTGGCCTGCATCACCGGCGGAACCTTCGCCAACTTCCAGTCCCTGGCCAACGTGGCCTTCCTGAACGTACCCTTCTTCGTGGGGCCCATCAACGGCATCGTGCTGTCCCTGGCGCTCCACACGGTGCTGGCCAGGCTGCTGCCCGGCCGGTCCGAAGCCGGAAAGGCCGTAGAGGCATAG
- a CDS encoding PucR family transcriptional regulator, with translation MSVTVADLLELPSLREARLAAGRGGLNKLVSSISVLEYADPSMLQDALFKNNEFYGSEVVITGFMNIPNDVEAQCANIRRLAEAGEVGLILYYVGVFLPRVDRKLLELADELDFALIVMPENRMDQRYSEVICEVMEAIFKDQNTSAALVSDILDRASLLPEHQRTVDTVLKLLSDRTRASAVLTDGAGRVLNAAAWPRTAAVDLEERLRRLESLPEAGGAPLELRAGEARCLLYRCALSDPAPGMELFLFKEGEPLTADLVRQAGEVVRLAANLWSQSHDRVVMSELVRAILKDEPIKMRRLAEIFHVDVGSIHSMWVLRPGLEGREEFRAKGLELVRELLAHHCTTVVADWYEGDLVAFMDWPAGGGEAGALADMCCAQLEQAGLRAVLTLCQSLATTADVRRAYLAIRAFQNDAAKIWPGKRWYTVQEVEFAQSCRAMIEEGEEAVQQRLAVLAPIREAGEAELERTLQILLLDAGSSVARTAELLFLHKNTVKYRLQRTAGRLGYPVGKMPETFALYTACALERLLAP, from the coding sequence ATGAGCGTGACGGTGGCGGACCTGCTGGAGCTGCCCAGTCTGCGGGAGGCCCGGCTGGCGGCGGGACGGGGCGGGCTGAACAAGCTGGTCTCTTCCATCTCGGTGCTGGAGTACGCCGATCCCAGCATGCTGCAGGACGCGCTGTTCAAAAACAACGAGTTTTACGGCAGCGAGGTGGTCATCACCGGCTTTATGAACATCCCCAATGATGTGGAGGCCCAGTGCGCTAACATTCGGCGGCTGGCCGAGGCGGGCGAGGTGGGGCTGATTCTGTATTATGTGGGCGTCTTCCTGCCGCGGGTGGACCGAAAGCTGTTGGAGCTGGCCGACGAGCTGGATTTCGCCCTCATCGTCATGCCGGAGAACCGTATGGACCAGCGGTACAGCGAGGTCATCTGCGAGGTGATGGAGGCCATCTTCAAGGACCAGAACACCAGCGCCGCCCTGGTCAGCGACATCCTGGACCGGGCCTCCCTGCTGCCGGAGCACCAGCGGACGGTGGACACAGTGCTCAAGCTCCTCAGCGACCGCACCCGGGCCTCGGCGGTGCTCACCGACGGGGCCGGTCGGGTGCTCAACGCTGCGGCCTGGCCCCGGACCGCGGCGGTGGACCTGGAGGAGCGTTTGCGGCGGCTGGAGAGTCTGCCGGAGGCGGGAGGGGCTCCTTTGGAGCTGCGGGCCGGGGAAGCGCGGTGCCTGCTCTACCGCTGCGCGCTCAGCGACCCGGCGCCGGGCATGGAGCTGTTCCTATTCAAGGAGGGGGAGCCTCTCACCGCCGACCTGGTGCGGCAGGCGGGGGAGGTGGTGCGCCTGGCGGCCAACCTCTGGAGCCAGAGCCATGACCGGGTGGTGATGAGCGAGCTGGTGCGGGCCATTTTGAAGGATGAGCCCATTAAGATGCGGCGTCTGGCGGAGATCTTCCATGTGGACGTAGGCTCCATCCACTCCATGTGGGTGCTGCGGCCCGGCCTGGAGGGCCGGGAGGAGTTCCGGGCCAAGGGCCTGGAGCTGGTACGGGAGCTGCTGGCCCACCACTGCACCACAGTCGTGGCCGACTGGTACGAGGGGGATCTGGTGGCTTTTATGGACTGGCCCGCCGGAGGCGGCGAGGCTGGGGCTCTGGCCGACATGTGCTGCGCCCAGTTGGAGCAGGCGGGGCTCCGGGCCGTCCTGACCCTTTGTCAGAGCTTGGCCACCACCGCCGACGTGCGCCGGGCTTATCTGGCCATCCGGGCCTTCCAGAACGACGCAGCAAAGATCTGGCCGGGGAAGCGGTGGTACACCGTCCAGGAGGTGGAGTTCGCCCAGTCCTGCCGCGCCATGATCGAGGAGGGGGAGGAGGCCGTTCAGCAGAGGCTGGCGGTGCTTGCTCCCATCCGGGAGGCGGGAGAGGCCGAGCTGGAGCGGACCCTCCAGATCCTGCTGCTGGACGCCGGGAGCAGCGTGGCCCGGACGGCGGAGCTGCTGTTCCTCCACAAGAACACGGTAAAATATCGGCTCCAGCGCACCGCCGGGCGGCTGGGTTACCCGGTGGGCAAGATGCCCGAGACCTTTGCCCTGTACACCGCCTGTGCCCTGGAGCGGCTGCTGGCCCCTTAA
- a CDS encoding aldehyde dehydrogenase family protein, whose product MEKITQDSYKLYINGQWIDASDGATFQTRCPANGEGLATCAQATREDVDQAVDAAWAAFRSWKNVTTNERAAILNRIADIIDANAEHLAMIESLDNGKPIRETMAIDIPYASRHFRYFAGCIMAEEGSANILDGSTLSLILREPIGVVGQIVPWNFPFLMAAWKLAPVLAAGCCTVFKPSSDTPLSVLELARLTQDVIPAGVFNVITGSGSKAGQYILDHPGFRKLAFTGSTEVGGCVACAAAERLIPSTLELGGKSANIYFDDCKWEMAMDGLQLGILFNQGQVCCAGSRVFVQDTIYDKFIDEAVKRFQAVKVGMPWDPATQMGSQINENQVGKILEYIKIGKSEGARVACGGERMTEGELAKGCFMKPTLLVDVDNHMRVAQEEIFGPVACVIKFHDEDEVIEMANDNAYGLGGAVWTRDINRAIRVSRGIETGRMWVNTYNAIPEGAPFGGYKASGIGRETHKVILEHYTQMKNIMINLSESPSGFYPEK is encoded by the coding sequence ATGGAAAAGATCACTCAGGACAGCTACAAGCTTTACATCAACGGCCAGTGGATCGACGCCAGCGACGGCGCCACCTTCCAGACTCGCTGCCCCGCCAACGGCGAGGGTCTGGCCACCTGCGCCCAGGCCACCAGAGAGGACGTGGATCAGGCCGTAGACGCCGCCTGGGCCGCCTTCCGGAGCTGGAAAAACGTCACCACCAACGAGCGGGCCGCCATCCTCAACCGGATCGCCGATATCATCGACGCCAATGCCGAGCACCTGGCCATGATCGAGTCCCTGGACAACGGAAAGCCCATCCGGGAGACCATGGCCATTGACATTCCCTACGCCTCCCGCCATTTCCGCTATTTTGCCGGCTGCATCATGGCCGAGGAGGGCTCCGCCAACATTCTGGACGGCTCCACCCTCTCTCTGATCCTGCGGGAGCCCATCGGCGTGGTAGGGCAGATCGTACCCTGGAACTTCCCCTTCCTGATGGCCGCCTGGAAGCTGGCTCCCGTACTGGCCGCCGGCTGCTGCACCGTGTTCAAGCCCTCCAGCGACACCCCGCTGTCCGTGCTGGAGCTGGCCCGCCTGACCCAGGACGTCATCCCCGCCGGTGTGTTCAACGTCATCACCGGCTCAGGCTCCAAGGCTGGGCAGTACATCCTGGACCACCCCGGCTTCCGCAAGCTGGCCTTCACCGGCTCCACCGAGGTGGGCGGCTGCGTGGCCTGCGCCGCCGCCGAGCGGCTCATCCCCTCCACCCTGGAGCTGGGCGGAAAGTCCGCCAACATCTACTTTGACGACTGCAAGTGGGAGATGGCCATGGACGGCCTCCAGCTCGGCATCCTGTTCAATCAGGGCCAGGTCTGCTGCGCCGGCAGCCGTGTCTTTGTCCAGGACACCATCTATGACAAATTCATCGACGAAGCCGTCAAGCGCTTCCAAGCCGTCAAGGTGGGGATGCCCTGGGACCCCGCCACTCAGATGGGCTCCCAGATCAATGAGAACCAGGTGGGCAAAATCCTGGAGTACATCAAGATCGGAAAGAGCGAGGGCGCCAGAGTGGCCTGCGGCGGCGAACGCATGACCGAGGGCGAGTTGGCCAAGGGCTGCTTCATGAAGCCCACCCTGCTGGTGGACGTGGATAACCACATGCGGGTGGCCCAGGAGGAGATTTTCGGGCCGGTGGCCTGCGTCATCAAGTTCCACGACGAGGACGAGGTCATCGAGATGGCCAATGACAACGCCTACGGCCTGGGCGGCGCGGTGTGGACCCGTGACATCAACCGGGCCATCCGGGTGTCCCGCGGCATCGAGACCGGCCGGATGTGGGTCAACACCTACAACGCTATCCCGGAGGGCGCACCCTTCGGCGGCTATAAGGCCAGCGGCATCGGCCGTGAGACCCACAAGGTCATTCTGGAGCACTACACCCAGATGAAGAATATTATGATCAATCTCTCGGAGTCCCCGTCCGGCTTCTACCCCGAAAAGTGA
- a CDS encoding thiamine diphosphokinase has protein sequence MREPICYVIGAGELYPAGLEPKAGDWVIAADGGYRALRALGLRADLVVGDFDSLGERPDHPNVMTLPREKDDTDMAVALEVGVKRGYRTFRLYGGTGGRIDHTLANLQCLTWLSRRGCRGELYGENWTAAAVTDGALTFDASHRGYVSVFCQGDRAEGVTLRGLKYPLDSAALTPDVTLGVSNEFTGAESSIAVRTGTLLVVWYR, from the coding sequence ATGCGGGAACCGATTTGCTATGTGATTGGGGCCGGAGAGCTGTATCCGGCGGGACTGGAGCCCAAGGCGGGGGACTGGGTCATCGCCGCCGACGGCGGCTACCGGGCTCTGAGGGCGCTGGGGCTGCGGGCCGACCTGGTGGTGGGGGACTTCGACTCTCTGGGGGAGAGGCCGGACCACCCGAATGTGATGACACTGCCCCGGGAAAAAGACGACACCGACATGGCGGTGGCCCTGGAGGTGGGAGTCAAGCGAGGCTACCGGACCTTTCGGCTCTACGGCGGCACCGGGGGCCGGATCGACCACACCCTGGCCAATTTGCAGTGCCTGACCTGGCTGTCCAGACGGGGCTGCCGGGGAGAGCTGTACGGAGAGAACTGGACGGCTGCCGCGGTGACCGACGGAGCGCTGACCTTCGACGCTTCGCACCGGGGTTATGTGTCGGTGTTCTGCCAGGGGGACCGGGCGGAGGGGGTGACCCTGCGGGGGCTCAAGTACCCGCTGGACAGCGCGGCGCTCACTCCCGACGTGACCCTGGGTGTGAGCAACGAGTTCACCGGCGCGGAGAGCAGCATTGCGGTGCGAACGGGCACCCTCCTGGTGGTGTGGTATCGCTGA
- a CDS encoding zinc-binding alcohol dehydrogenase family protein, protein MQKKGNKYGTHRVIEPKGVLTQAAYRIDNNMAEIYSNEILVDVTALNIDSASFTQISEACGGDEKKIGEMIMSIVAERGKQQNPVTGSGGMFIGIVNTIGDDLKDEIDLKPGDKIASLVSLSLTPLRIDKILAVHKDIDRVDIVGQAILFESGLYARLPDDLSEKLALAALDVAGAPAQTAKLVQVNNDVLVLGAAGKSGMLVCTEAMKRVGPLGHVVAVVLTQEDADLLKSMKLCTHAIVASATEPIEVLEKALEVNHGHEYDISICCVNIENCEMSCILPVKDGGTCYFFSMATSFTKATLGAEGCGKDVDIMMGNGYTSGHAEIALSELRANPVLRSYFESKYM, encoded by the coding sequence ATGCAGAAGAAAGGCAACAAGTACGGTACCCATCGCGTCATCGAACCCAAGGGAGTCCTGACTCAGGCCGCTTACCGGATCGACAACAATATGGCTGAGATCTACTCCAACGAAATCCTGGTGGACGTCACCGCCCTGAACATCGACTCCGCCTCCTTCACCCAGATCTCCGAGGCCTGTGGGGGCGATGAGAAGAAGATCGGTGAGATGATTATGTCCATCGTGGCCGAGCGTGGCAAGCAGCAGAACCCGGTCACCGGCTCCGGCGGCATGTTCATCGGCATCGTGAACACCATCGGCGACGATCTGAAGGACGAGATCGACCTGAAGCCCGGCGACAAGATCGCCTCTCTGGTCTCCCTGTCCCTGACCCCTCTGCGCATCGACAAGATCCTGGCCGTGCACAAGGACATCGACCGGGTGGACATCGTGGGCCAGGCCATCCTGTTTGAAAGCGGCCTGTACGCCCGGCTGCCCGACGATCTGAGCGAAAAGCTGGCGCTGGCCGCCCTGGATGTGGCCGGCGCTCCCGCCCAGACCGCCAAGCTGGTCCAGGTCAACAACGACGTGCTGGTGCTGGGCGCCGCCGGCAAATCCGGCATGCTGGTCTGCACCGAGGCCATGAAGCGGGTGGGCCCTCTGGGCCACGTGGTGGCCGTGGTCCTCACCCAGGAGGACGCCGACCTGCTCAAGTCCATGAAGCTGTGCACCCACGCCATCGTGGCCAGCGCCACCGAGCCCATCGAAGTGCTGGAAAAGGCCCTGGAGGTCAATCACGGCCATGAGTACGACATCTCCATCTGCTGCGTCAACATCGAAAACTGCGAGATGAGCTGCATCCTCCCTGTAAAAGACGGCGGCACCTGCTATTTCTTCTCCATGGCCACCAGCTTCACCAAGGCCACTCTGGGTGCCGAAGGCTGCGGTAAGGACGTGGACATCATGATGGGCAACGGCTACACCTCCGGCCACGCCGAGATCGCCCTCAGTGAGCTGCGGGCCAACCCCGTGCTGCGCTCCTACTTTGAATCCAAATACATGTGA
- the feoB gene encoding ferrous iron transport protein B, translated as MGLTHTSTGAGAMDAGLAIEKYSPDDKVIALAGNPNVGKSTVFNALTGLRQHTGNWPGKTVTNAQGRHTRHGRDYILVDLPGTYSLLAHSAEEEVARDFLCFGGADASVVVCDATCLERNLNLVLQTLEITPWTVVCVNLMDEARSKGIEVDLKALSGRLGVPVVGTSAGRGEGLERLMDAVEAITERQEPPAASRVSYPAPIEAAAARLADELEPALGGRLPSRWVALRLLDGDPSLMASLTECLGRDLTADRLAGGALEETLEGLQAAGWSREQVREAIVAALVRTGAEIAGSVVACRRADAARRDRRLDRLLTSRATGIPVMLCLLALVFWITIAGANAPSALLADGLFWVQDRLTDLFLYLQAPDWLHGALVLGVYRVLAWVVSVMLPPMAIFFPLFTLLEDFGYLPRVAFVLDHAFQKARACGKQALTMAMGFGCNAAGIVGCRIIDSPRERLIAIITNNFVPCNGRFPTLIAIITMFFVGTQAGPGPSLVSAVLLTGVILLGVFMTFWVSRLLSGTILRGVPSSFTLELPPYRRPQIGKVIARSVLDRTLFVLGRAVAVAAPAGLLIWLCANVTVGGVSILNHCTGFLDPFARLLGLDGVILMAFILGFPANEIVVPIIIMSYLSTGTLLELDDLGALHALLVEHGWTWLTAVCTMLFSLMHWPCSTTCMTIGKETRSLKWTLISFAVPTAVGMAVCFLTASAARLCGLA; from the coding sequence ATGGGGCTGACACACACCTCTACCGGCGCGGGGGCCATGGACGCCGGACTGGCCATTGAGAAATACAGCCCCGACGACAAGGTGATCGCTCTGGCGGGCAACCCCAACGTGGGCAAGTCCACCGTGTTCAACGCCCTGACCGGTTTGCGTCAGCATACAGGGAACTGGCCCGGAAAGACGGTGACCAACGCCCAGGGCCGCCACACCCGCCATGGCCGCGACTACATCCTGGTGGACCTGCCTGGTACTTACTCCCTGCTGGCCCACTCTGCGGAGGAAGAGGTGGCCCGGGATTTCCTCTGCTTTGGCGGGGCGGACGCCTCCGTCGTGGTCTGCGACGCCACCTGTCTGGAACGAAACCTGAATCTGGTGCTCCAGACCCTGGAGATCACGCCCTGGACGGTGGTGTGCGTCAACCTGATGGATGAGGCCAGGAGCAAGGGGATCGAGGTGGACTTGAAGGCCCTGTCCGGCCGGCTGGGCGTTCCGGTGGTGGGGACATCGGCGGGCCGGGGGGAGGGACTGGAGCGGCTGATGGACGCGGTGGAGGCAATAACGGAGCGGCAGGAGCCACCTGCGGCCAGCCGGGTGTCCTATCCCGCCCCCATTGAGGCTGCGGCAGCCCGGCTGGCGGATGAACTGGAGCCCGCTCTGGGCGGACGGCTGCCGTCCCGGTGGGTAGCCCTCCGGCTGTTGGATGGGGACCCCTCCCTGATGGCCAGTCTGACGGAGTGCCTGGGGCGGGACCTCACGGCCGACCGGCTGGCAGGCGGAGCATTGGAAGAGACGCTGGAGGGATTGCAGGCCGCGGGCTGGAGCCGGGAACAGGTCCGGGAGGCCATCGTGGCGGCGCTGGTCCGCACCGGGGCGGAGATCGCCGGGAGCGTGGTCGCCTGCCGCCGGGCGGATGCTGCCCGCCGGGACCGGCGGCTGGACCGGCTCCTGACCAGCCGAGCCACCGGCATCCCCGTTATGCTGTGCCTGCTGGCCCTGGTTTTTTGGATCACCATCGCCGGGGCCAACGCGCCCTCGGCCCTGCTGGCCGACGGCCTGTTCTGGGTCCAGGATCGGCTGACCGACCTGTTCTTGTACTTACAAGCCCCGGATTGGCTCCATGGTGCGCTGGTGCTGGGGGTCTACCGGGTGCTGGCGTGGGTGGTGAGCGTGATGCTGCCCCCCATGGCCATCTTTTTCCCTCTTTTCACGCTTCTAGAGGATTTTGGATATCTGCCCCGGGTGGCCTTTGTTCTGGATCACGCCTTCCAAAAGGCCAGGGCCTGCGGCAAGCAGGCGCTGACTATGGCCATGGGATTCGGCTGCAATGCGGCGGGGATCGTGGGCTGCCGAATCATCGACTCCCCGCGGGAACGGCTCATCGCCATCATTACCAACAATTTTGTCCCCTGCAACGGGCGGTTCCCGACCCTCATTGCCATTATTACTATGTTTTTTGTGGGCACTCAGGCGGGGCCCGGGCCGTCCCTGGTCTCCGCAGTACTGCTGACGGGAGTCATCCTGCTGGGCGTGTTCATGACCTTCTGGGTGTCCCGGCTGCTGTCCGGCACCATCCTCCGGGGCGTGCCCTCCTCTTTTACGCTGGAGCTGCCCCCGTACCGCCGTCCCCAGATCGGCAAGGTCATCGCCCGCTCTGTGCTGGACCGTACGCTGTTCGTGCTGGGCCGGGCGGTGGCGGTGGCCGCGCCGGCGGGCCTGCTTATCTGGCTCTGCGCCAATGTGACGGTGGGGGGAGTGAGCATCCTGAACCACTGCACCGGCTTCCTGGACCCCTTCGCCCGGCTGCTGGGTCTAGACGGTGTAATCCTGATGGCCTTCATCCTGGGCTTTCCAGCCAACGAGATCGTGGTGCCCATCATCATCATGAGCTACCTCTCCACCGGCACGCTGCTGGAGCTGGATGACCTGGGTGCCCTCCATGCCCTGCTGGTGGAGCACGGCTGGACCTGGCTGACGGCGGTGTGCACCATGCTCTTCTCCCTGATGCACTGGCCCTGCTCCACTACCTGTATGACCATCGGCAAGGAGACTCGAAGCCTGAAGTGGACGCTGATCTCCTTTGCCGTACCCACGGCGGTGGGCATGGCGGTGTGTTTCCTGACGGCCTCTGCGGCCCGGCTGTGCGGCCTGGCCTGA
- a CDS encoding FeoA family protein, whose amino-acid sequence MFEQLSMSALGDGQSAYVTRVDGDPAMRRRLLDLGLIPGTRVVCQGHSPAGDPAAYLIRGAVIALRARDAAGITLECDAAALPAGRAVLAGWG is encoded by the coding sequence ATGTTTGAACAGCTTTCTATGAGCGCGCTGGGCGACGGCCAGAGCGCATATGTAACCCGCGTGGACGGGGACCCGGCCATGCGGCGGCGGCTGCTGGACCTGGGGCTCATTCCGGGGACCCGGGTGGTCTGTCAGGGGCATAGCCCGGCGGGGGACCCGGCAGCCTACCTGATCCGCGGAGCGGTCATTGCCCTGCGGGCCCGGGACGCGGCAGGGATCACGCTGGAGTGTGATGCGGCGGCCTTGCCGGCGGGCCGGGCGGTGTTGGCCGGATGGGGCTGA
- a CDS encoding metal-dependent transcriptional regulator, with protein MDEEPDFYTQKGYQMRSDKPVTSAMEDYLEMICRQARMEGYARINFLAHRLNVRPSSASKMVYQLRELGLVSFEKYGLIRPTEEGAALGDYLLHRHDQLHRFFCWVNGTTDELEQVEQVEHYINETTLRNLAALMDRLDIP; from the coding sequence ATGGACGAGGAACCGGATTTTTACACACAGAAGGGCTACCAGATGCGCAGCGACAAGCCCGTAACCAGCGCCATGGAGGACTATCTGGAGATGATCTGCCGCCAGGCCAGAATGGAGGGCTATGCCCGCATCAACTTTCTGGCCCACCGTCTCAACGTGCGGCCCTCCTCCGCCTCCAAGATGGTCTACCAACTCCGGGAGCTGGGGCTGGTCTCCTTCGAAAAGTACGGTCTGATCCGCCCCACGGAGGAGGGGGCCGCTCTGGGGGACTACCTGCTCCACCGCCACGACCAGCTCCATCGCTTTTTCTGCTGGGTCAACGGCACCACCGACGAGCTGGAGCAAGTGGAGCAGGTGGAGCACTACATCAACGAGACCACCCTGCGCAATCTGGCCGCGCTGATGGACCGGCTGGACATTCCCTGA
- a CDS encoding RidA family protein translates to MREIISTTGAPGAIGPYSQGVKANGMLFVSGQLPLDPATGAFPGSDIASQTRQSLTNVKHIVEAAGMTLADVVRVGVFLKDMNDFAAMNEVYGQFFTSDCPARAAVEVARLPKDALVEIECVACK, encoded by the coding sequence ATGCGTGAGATCATCAGCACCACTGGAGCCCCTGGCGCCATCGGTCCTTATTCCCAGGGCGTAAAGGCCAACGGCATGCTCTTTGTTTCCGGCCAGCTCCCCCTGGACCCCGCCACCGGCGCATTTCCCGGCAGCGACATTGCCAGTCAGACCCGCCAGTCTCTGACCAACGTGAAGCACATTGTGGAGGCCGCAGGCATGACGCTGGCCGACGTGGTGCGCGTGGGCGTGTTCCTGAAGGACATGAACGACTTTGCCGCCATGAACGAGGTATACGGCCAGTTCTTTACCTCTGACTGCCCCGCCCGGGCTGCCGTGGAGGTAGCCCGCCTCCCCAAGGACGCCCTGGTGGAGATTGAGTGCGTCGCCTGCAAGTAA
- a CDS encoding helix-turn-helix transcriptional regulator, producing the protein MDWKKRWTALAEFLGQALGSDYEIAVHDFTGEEPRLLALVNPQVSGRAQNAPPSNLALDFWRSRTFEGSDGRTGYRGVSASGEALRCSTFFIKDDGDALLGMLCINFASGRYDAFARSVTAFLEEAGRLSPADPEAPVEFFSASVEQVFERAVGRLFGGSGRPARLTQAQKRVLVRLLDQEGVFRLKGSAAEVARLMGASPASVYRYLTETRRTRD; encoded by the coding sequence ATGGATTGGAAAAAGCGCTGGACCGCGCTGGCGGAGTTTCTGGGCCAGGCGCTGGGGTCTGATTACGAGATTGCAGTGCATGATTTTACCGGAGAGGAGCCCCGGCTTCTGGCCCTGGTCAATCCCCAGGTCAGCGGCCGGGCTCAGAACGCTCCCCCCAGCAACCTTGCCCTGGACTTCTGGCGCAGCCGGACCTTTGAGGGCTCTGACGGCCGAACCGGCTACCGGGGCGTATCCGCCTCCGGCGAGGCGCTGCGCTGCTCCACCTTTTTCATCAAGGACGACGGGGATGCGCTGCTGGGAATGCTGTGCATCAACTTTGCCTCCGGGCGGTACGACGCCTTTGCCCGGTCGGTCACCGCCTTTCTGGAGGAGGCCGGCCGTCTCTCCCCCGCCGACCCCGAAGCGCCGGTGGAGTTCTTCTCCGCCTCGGTGGAGCAGGTCTTTGAACGGGCGGTGGGCCGGCTTTTCGGCGGCTCCGGCCGTCCCGCCCGCCTGACGCAGGCCCAGAAGCGTGTCCTCGTCCGCCTGCTGGACCAGGAGGGCGTCTTCCGGCTCAAGGGCTCCGCGGCGGAGGTGGCGCGGCTCATGGGGGCCTCCCCCGCCAGCGTGTACCGCTATCTGACCGAGACGCGCCGCACACGGGACTGA